The Listeria welshimeri serovar 6b str. SLCC5334 genome has a window encoding:
- a CDS encoding lipopolysaccharide assembly LapA domain-containing protein gives MKENKVQWQVIVGIILALIIAIFAVINVDPVEVNFLFAQAEWPLILIILGSVLFGCLIIFFLNIAKSRGMKKKVKQLTTEKTELERQLAAAKAMKTHSSQVEKRDTEKVVEPIE, from the coding sequence ATGAAAGAAAATAAAGTACAGTGGCAAGTAATTGTGGGGATAATTTTAGCACTTATTATTGCGATTTTTGCAGTTATTAACGTAGACCCAGTCGAAGTTAACTTTTTATTTGCTCAAGCAGAATGGCCTTTAATATTAATTATTCTAGGTTCCGTCTTATTTGGTTGCTTGATTATCTTTTTCTTAAATATCGCGAAATCTCGTGGCATGAAGAAAAAAGTAAAACAATTAACGACCGAAAAGACAGAGTTAGAACGTCAATTAGCTGCTGCTAAAGCGATGAAAACTCATTCATCTCAAGTAGAAAAACGCGATACTGAAAAAGTAGTAGAACCAATTGAATAA
- the secDF gene encoding protein translocase subunit SecDF, with translation MVKKSKIVIFFLVVAIIFGAVFGTAKMVMQNINLGLDLQGGFEVLYEVSPANGDGKVSKQTLTDTVTSLDKRVNSLGVAEPSIQIEGNNRIRVQLAGITDQAEARKMLSTTAQLSFRDANDKMMMNGSDLVAGGAKQAFDSSNNPIVTLKLKSADKFASVTKTILAEAPDNQLVIWLDWKEGQKYKTEREKKDPAYLSAPNVSSVLDTDKVEISGSFTTEEAKDLAELLNSGALPVKMKEVYSTSVGAQFGQDALQETILAGIIGVIAIFIFMMAVYRLPGVVASITLVAYTYLVLLILSLLNATLTLPGIAGLILGIGMAVDANVITYERIKEEIKVGRSTKAAFEVGGKEAFRAILDGNLTTLIVAAVLFYFGTSSIKGFATVLIISILVSFLTAVWGSRFLLGLLVKSNWLNNKPGFFAVKRKDIHNLHEGINSFSLKTHFDRYDFVKHHRLFLSTFAGIVIVGIIILSIFRLNLGIDFASGTRAEITANQTLTETQIKKDLDTINMPSDDIVFQGTGSKTAVVSYKGTLSQNDVAKFKDYFNDKYKHEPSISTVSPTVGKELAKNGFWALGVASILIVLYIAVRFEFYMGIAAILSLLFDAFIIFIFFSVTRLEVDLTFIAAVLTVIGYSINDTIVTADRIRDISMKMQRFKTKEEIADAVNKALRQTFTRSINTILTVVFTVLALVLFGSESILNFSIALLVGLISSVFSSIFMAMQLWYVFKARQLRKKGPISTVKKKKPRNNGQPVV, from the coding sequence TGTCAATTCATTAGGGGTAGCAGAACCAAGTATTCAAATCGAAGGAAATAACCGGATTCGTGTTCAACTTGCTGGGATAACCGACCAAGCAGAAGCACGAAAAATGTTATCCACTACAGCTCAATTATCATTTAGAGATGCAAATGATAAAATGATGATGAATGGTAGTGACTTAGTTGCAGGGGGTGCAAAACAAGCATTCGACTCCAGCAATAATCCAATTGTTACTTTAAAACTAAAAAGCGCTGATAAATTTGCTAGTGTAACAAAAACAATTTTGGCAGAAGCTCCGGACAACCAATTAGTTATTTGGTTAGATTGGAAAGAAGGTCAAAAATATAAAACAGAGCGCGAAAAGAAAGATCCGGCATACTTATCTGCACCAAATGTAAGTAGTGTGCTTGATACAGACAAGGTAGAAATTTCAGGTAGTTTCACGACAGAAGAAGCAAAAGATTTAGCTGAGTTGTTAAATTCAGGAGCATTACCTGTAAAAATGAAAGAAGTGTATTCCACATCAGTCGGAGCACAATTTGGTCAGGATGCCTTACAAGAAACAATTTTAGCTGGTATTATTGGCGTTATCGCTATCTTTATTTTCATGATGGCCGTATACCGTTTACCAGGTGTAGTAGCATCTATCACATTAGTTGCTTACACTTATTTAGTACTACTCATTCTAAGTTTACTTAATGCGACACTTACTTTACCAGGAATTGCAGGGTTAATTCTGGGGATAGGTATGGCAGTTGACGCGAACGTAATTACCTACGAGCGAATCAAAGAAGAAATCAAAGTCGGAAGGTCGACTAAAGCTGCATTTGAAGTTGGTGGAAAAGAAGCTTTCCGTGCAATTTTAGATGGTAACTTAACGACACTTATCGTGGCTGCGGTTCTCTTCTACTTTGGAACAAGCTCAATCAAAGGTTTCGCTACAGTATTAATCATTAGTATTCTAGTCAGCTTCTTAACTGCTGTTTGGGGTTCCAGATTCTTACTTGGATTATTAGTGAAAAGTAATTGGCTTAACAATAAACCAGGATTCTTTGCCGTTAAGCGCAAAGACATTCATAACTTGCACGAAGGCATTAATAGCTTTAGTTTAAAAACACACTTTGATCGGTATGACTTTGTTAAACATCATCGTCTGTTCTTATCTACTTTTGCTGGAATAGTTATTGTTGGTATTATCATATTGTCCATATTTAGATTAAACCTTGGTATTGATTTCGCCAGTGGGACTCGAGCAGAGATAACGGCCAATCAAACACTTACTGAAACACAAATTAAAAAAGATTTAGATACGATTAATATGCCATCAGATGATATTGTTTTCCAAGGAACAGGTTCTAAAACAGCCGTAGTTTCTTACAAAGGTACATTATCACAAAATGATGTAGCTAAGTTCAAAGACTACTTTAATGACAAGTACAAGCATGAACCGAGCATTAGTACAGTTTCGCCAACAGTTGGTAAAGAACTTGCCAAAAATGGCTTCTGGGCGCTTGGAGTAGCTTCTATATTGATTGTATTATACATTGCTGTCAGATTTGAGTTTTATATGGGTATTGCGGCGATTCTTTCCTTACTATTCGACGCATTTATCATCTTTATCTTCTTTAGTGTAACAAGGCTGGAGGTTGACTTGACCTTTATTGCCGCGGTTCTGACGGTTATCGGTTATTCCATAAATGATACGATAGTCACCGCAGACCGAATACGAGATATTAGTATGAAGATGCAACGTTTCAAAACGAAAGAAGAGATTGCAGATGCTGTTAATAAGGCATTACGTCAAACTTTCACCCGTTCTATAAACACCATTTTAACAGTGGTTTTCACTGTACTCGCATTAGTACTATTTGGTAGTGAGTCCATCTTAAACTTCTCCATTGCTTTACTTGTGGGGCTGATTTCAAGTGTATTCTCTTCTATCTTTATGGCCATGCAATTATGGTATGTATTTAAAGCTAGACAACTACGAAAAAAAGGACCTATTAGTACGGTTAAAAAGAAAAAACCTCGCAATAATGGGCAACCTGTAGTATAA